In the genome of Populus nigra chromosome 9, ddPopNigr1.1, whole genome shotgun sequence, one region contains:
- the LOC133703494 gene encoding BES1/BZR1 homolog protein 4-like isoform X1, giving the protein MTSGTRLPTWKERENNKRRERRRRAIAAKIFSGLRMYGNFKLPKHCDNNEVLKALCNEAGWAVEPDGTTYRKGCKPAEHMDIIGGSATASPCSSYLPSPCASYNPSPGSSSFPSPVSSSYAANANVDDNSLLPWLKNLSSASSSKLPHLYIHGGSISAPVTPPLSSPTARTPRIKTGWEDQPTHPGWCGQHYLPSSTPPSPGRQIIPDPGWFAGIRLPQGGPTSPTFSLVASNPFGFKEEALAGGGSRMWTPGQSGTCSPAIAAGSDHTADIPMAEVISDEFAFRCNATGLVKPWEGERIHEECGSDDLELTLGNSRTRQVDRASR; this is encoded by the exons ATGACTTCAGGTACGAGACTACCAACatggaaagaaagagagaacaacaagagaagagaaaggagaagaagagccATTGCAGCAAAGATCTTTTCTGGGCTACGAATGTATGGCAACTTCAAGCTTCCAAAGCACTGTGACAATAATGAAGTCCTTAAAGCCCTCTGCAATGAGGCTGGTTGGGCCGTCGAGCCCGATGGCACCACTTACCGCAAG GGATGCAAACCTGCGGAGCACATGGACATTATTGGTGGTTCTGCTACAGCAAGCCCATGCTCCTCATACCTCCCTAGCCCCTGTGCTTCCTATAACCCAAGTCCTGGATCCTCTTCCTTTCCCAGTCCAGTTTCATCCTCCTATGCTGCTAATGCCAATGTGGATGACAATTCCCTCCTCCCGTGGCTCAAAAACCTCTCATCGGCTTCCTCTTCTAAGCTTCCCCATCTATACATCCATGGTGGCTCCATAAGTGCCCCTGTTACTCCTCCCTTGAGCTCTCCAACTGCTAGAACCCCCCGAATAAAAACTGGCTGGGAAGACCAACCAACCCACCCAGGCTGGTGTGGGCAGCACTACTTGCCATCTTCAACTCCACCAAGCCCTGGCCGTCAAATTATTCCTGATCCAGGATGGTTTGCTGGGATTCGATTGCCACAAGGTGGTCCAACTTCTCCCACATTCAGCCTGGTTGCCTCCAATCCGTTTGGCTTCAAGGAAGAGGCTTTAGCTGGTGGTGGGTCCCGCATGTGGACTCCTGGTCAAAGTGGTACGTGTTCACCTGCCATTGCAGCTGGCTCTGACCATACAGCTGATATTCCCATGGCTGAGGTGATCTCGGACGAGTTTGCATTCCGATGCAATGCAACTGGGCTAGTGAAGCCATGGGAAGGGGAGAGGATCCATGAAGAGTGTGGATCAGATGATCTAGAGCTTACACTTGGGAACTCAAGAACCAG GCAGGTGGACAGGGCTTCAAGGTGA
- the LOC133703493 gene encoding uncharacterized protein LOC133703493: MEGHIQYPKIQLDDYQPQSLSHLISEEMEDHRCKSNIIPKNAVAQEDRTPLRKCESEASQPDTADNGVENVSKTCHSKQGKVFFYDTPHSEETGVWIPVSVPPMSESEHQEWSRGLPLNGGCFPDEDLDWNQLLEKNKELTMWDVVAEMLVAARGKVSSIASGDVHRCGISWISDHLLEQAWSEMAQTLTEANFGNSWEILEAKPPKWLADSSASACMLCNARFHPIMCSRHHCRFCGGIFCNECSKGRSLLPKNFRTRNPQRVCDVCCVRLESVQSYLKDHESRAAQLPTQDLTDLSTLRSWLNFPWGQSMEYEIYKATNTIQGYAKVGSLLPEKSIPDSILKQAKGLAILTIAKVGVMVTYNIGTGLVVSRREDGSWSPPSAISSFGMGWGAQVGGEFTDFIIVLRTLGAVKTFSGNLHFSVGAGLSAAVGIVGRAAEADLRGGDGGLATCYTYSCSKGAFVGCSLEGSILATRTQENARFYGASMNASDILLGSLPGPPAASMLYHALSNLFGKLER, from the exons atggagGGACATATACAATACCCTAAAATCCAATTAGATGATTACCAGCCTCAATCTCTCTCTCACTTG ATTTCTGAAGAGATGGAGGACCATAGATGTAAAAGCAATATAATACCAAAAAATGCTGTTGCACAAGAAGATAGGACACCGCTCAGAAAATGTGAAAGTGAAGCGTCTCAACCTGACACGGCTGACAATGGTGTGGAAAATGTTTCAAAGACCTGCCATTCAAAGCAgggtaaagtttttttttatgatacacCACACTCTGAAGAAACTGGAGTTTGGATACCTGTCTCTGTTCCACCAATGTCAGAAAGTGAACATCAAGAATGGAGTAGAGGTCTCCCTCTTAATGGGGGATGCTTCCCTGATGAAGATCTAGATTGGAATCAGCTCCTTGAGAAAAATAAGGAGCTGACCATGTGGGATGTGGTTGCTGAGATGTTGGTAGCAGCTCGAGGAAAAGTGAGTTCCATTGCTTCTGGAGATGTCCACAGATGTGGAATTTCCTGGATATCAGATCATCTTCTTGAGCAAGCTTGGAGTGAGATGGCCCAAACTCTTACAGAGGCTAATTTTGGCAACAGCTGGGAGATTCTTGAAGCCAAGCCTCCAAAGTGGTTGGCTGATAGTTCTGCTTCTGCTTGCATGTTGTGTAATGCAAGATTCCATCCTATCATGTGCTCCAGGCATCACTGCCGTTTTTGTGGTGGAATATTTTGTAATGAATGCTCAAAGGGGAGAAGCTTGTTGCCCAAAAATTTCCGCACCAGAAACCCGCAACGTGTTTGTGATGTGTGCTGTGTGCGGCTTGAGTCAGTGCAATCATACTTGAAGGACCATGAAAGTCGCGCTGCTCAGTTGCCAACACAAGATCTAACTGACCTCAGTACTTTGAGATCATGGCTCAATTTCCCATGGGGCCAGTCCATGGAGTATGAGATTTACAAGGCCACGAACACTATTCAGGGTTATGCTAAG GTTGGTTCTCTACTGCCTGAGAAGTCCATACCGGATTCTATTTTGAAACAAGCAAAAGGCCTTGCAATCCTTACAATTGCAAAGGTTGGTGTAATGGTGACCTACAACATTGGGACGGGACTAGTTGTTTCTCGTAGAGAGGATGGATCCTGGTCTCCACCATCAGCCATTTCTTCCTTTGGCATGGGCTGGGGAGCTCAG GTTGGAGGGGAATTTACTGATTTCATAATTGTGCTGAGAACTTTGGGTGCTGTTAAAACATTCAGTGGAAATCTGCACTTCTCAGTTGGAGCTGGTTTGAGTGCAGCTGTTGGCATTGTTGGACGGGCTGCTGAAGCTGATTTAAGgggtggtgatggtggtttgGCTACCTGTTACACTTATAGCTGCAGTAAAG GTGCATTTGTTGGATGTTCACTTGAAGGAAGTATACTTGCAACTCGAACACAGGAAAATGCAAGATTTTATGGTGCATCCATGAATGCATCAGATATTCTTCTGGGGTCACTGCCCGGGCCTCCTGCTGCTTCCATGCTTTACCATGCTCTCTCGAATCTTTTTGGTAAGCTTGAGAGGTGA
- the LOC133703494 gene encoding BES1/BZR1 homolog protein 4-like isoform X2, giving the protein MTSGTRLPTWKERENNKRRERRRRAIAAKIFSGLRMYGNFKLPKHCDNNEVLKALCNEAGWAVEPDGTTYRKGCKPAEHMDIIGGSATASPCSSYLPSPCASYNPSPGSSSFPSPVSSSYAANANVDDNSLLPWLKNLSSASSSKLPHLYIHGGSISAPVTPPLSSPTARTPRIKTGWEDQPTHPGWCGQHYLPSSTPPSPGRQIIPDPGWFAGIRLPQGGPTSPTFSLVASNPFGFKEEALAGGGSRMWTPGQSGTCSPAIAAGSDHTADIPMAEVISDEFAFRCNATGLVKPWEGERIHEECGSDDLELTLGNSRTR; this is encoded by the exons ATGACTTCAGGTACGAGACTACCAACatggaaagaaagagagaacaacaagagaagagaaaggagaagaagagccATTGCAGCAAAGATCTTTTCTGGGCTACGAATGTATGGCAACTTCAAGCTTCCAAAGCACTGTGACAATAATGAAGTCCTTAAAGCCCTCTGCAATGAGGCTGGTTGGGCCGTCGAGCCCGATGGCACCACTTACCGCAAG GGATGCAAACCTGCGGAGCACATGGACATTATTGGTGGTTCTGCTACAGCAAGCCCATGCTCCTCATACCTCCCTAGCCCCTGTGCTTCCTATAACCCAAGTCCTGGATCCTCTTCCTTTCCCAGTCCAGTTTCATCCTCCTATGCTGCTAATGCCAATGTGGATGACAATTCCCTCCTCCCGTGGCTCAAAAACCTCTCATCGGCTTCCTCTTCTAAGCTTCCCCATCTATACATCCATGGTGGCTCCATAAGTGCCCCTGTTACTCCTCCCTTGAGCTCTCCAACTGCTAGAACCCCCCGAATAAAAACTGGCTGGGAAGACCAACCAACCCACCCAGGCTGGTGTGGGCAGCACTACTTGCCATCTTCAACTCCACCAAGCCCTGGCCGTCAAATTATTCCTGATCCAGGATGGTTTGCTGGGATTCGATTGCCACAAGGTGGTCCAACTTCTCCCACATTCAGCCTGGTTGCCTCCAATCCGTTTGGCTTCAAGGAAGAGGCTTTAGCTGGTGGTGGGTCCCGCATGTGGACTCCTGGTCAAAGTGGTACGTGTTCACCTGCCATTGCAGCTGGCTCTGACCATACAGCTGATATTCCCATGGCTGAGGTGATCTCGGACGAGTTTGCATTCCGATGCAATGCAACTGGGCTAGTGAAGCCATGGGAAGGGGAGAGGATCCATGAAGAGTGTGGATCAGATGATCTAGAGCTTACACTTGGGAACTCAAGAACCAGGTGA